The Eleutherodactylus coqui strain aEleCoq1 chromosome 10, aEleCoq1.hap1, whole genome shotgun sequence genome contains the following window.
GATCGAGCAGAGGATGGAGGAGCGCTGCCGCGGCGACTACGAGAGGTCCTTCCTCAACGAGTTCCAGGAGGTAAGTCGCTGCTTCTGGCCGGTGACATGAAGGAGTCAGCGGACAACATTCCCTCTGACACCCGCTGTGCTGGAGTGCTGCCACCGCCATCCAGtgctgctgccccctgctgtgcACCGTTGTCTTGTGTCTGGCTGCCATGCCGACCCATCGTCCCTGCTGACATTACAGACAGATCGCCCGCCCTCTGAACACTTTACATTCCATCCTCAAAATGGATGGccagtaaagggttaacagcaaggATCAGTGTTCTCgcagatccctgctgttgcattgTCCGGCACATGCTTCGCTACTGAGCCCACGCCATTCGTGGCATCCATTCGTGCGAGCCCCTTCCTAACCAGGCCGTATGTTGgtctggaaggggttaagggcctTATATAGGGGCTAATTATCAGGCCGGAGCGTTTGATTGGCCAATCCTCTACCCATCTGAAACCCTCATTCATCGGCCGCTGGCATCTCGCCACCACAAGTAAACGGAGCGCTCTGCCGACGGGGGCGATGCTCTGCGGATGAGCCATCGGGGGCTCCTCATTGAGTCTGAATGGCCTATGCTGAGGCTTGGCAGACGAGCGCGGATCTGACTGCCGCTTATCCTCCGGAGAGCGATTTGAGGTGAGAGGACCGTTAGGGCGGTATCAGGTGAGTGTAATAGAGCAGCACTTTGGCGCGTGTTCCGGGAGCGAGCTGTGCGCCTACCCGCCCTCCACGCAGTAAGCATGTGATGCTGCGAGTCCCGCTCAGTAGACGTGCGCTCCGGCCCGGACACTCCTGCAGAAGCGCGTCTGACTGTACTCTGCAGGATGAGACGAGCGCTGGGCGAAGGAGTGGCTATCCCCCACGCCCGTACGGTTTTATCAATGTCGCCAGCATGTCCTCCATCACCATAGCGGCGGCGGACGTCTGACAGAcctgtttttgtgggatgaatcgtctttttttaatgttccatataatgtCCTGAAAACACTTTAAAATtctaagagaaatggaaaaaaaacgacattctgctGCGCGGCCCCGATTGGCCACGCGGCGTAtgggggctgttgcccgcaggtgtcagctgtaataaacagctgacatctGCGATGTATGGAGAGGTCACCAcgggatctccctccatacacatcctgcagcggcaggacataaaaacactatagggcggtcactaaggggttaagctgcgcAAAAGCTGCGATCAGTGAATGAAAAAGTATTTGCTTGTTTGGGTGATCAGGTCACACGGGCCAATGATCGGGCAAAGAAATGGGGGAGGGATTGTCTCCAATCTGCAGGATAGGCCGTAAACAGTAGATCAGAGGGTTCTGCTGCcaagatccctgccaatcataTGTTTGCCAGGTTTATGTGCTTGTACActgagcagacagctctgttcccactgcagtggccaggcctggtattgcGGGCCGagttgccattgaagtgaatgagatacAGCtagcaataccaaacctggccactgcagtgggaacagagctgtctgctcgcTGCAGGAATCGTGCATGAGTACAGTGACCCAGCAAGcagctgatcgttgggggtccTGGGCAGCGCATCCCTGCAATCGCTATTGATGGCCTCCTGCAAatgggccatcagtagtttacaactggacaacccctttaatcggagCGTTCATGCTGATCATTCGGCCATCATGTGGCACAAAGCAGCCGAGCCCACACCGTCCGTGATACATCTGCGCTCGGTCTTGGCCCTCTTGTATGTTTGGACCCCGGAGTAGAGGGAATGCCATAGTAAAGAATGGAGAATCTAAGACCTGTGGCAGATGTCTTGAAGATCTCTGCAGCCAATGTGTCAACCCAAAAGGTGCCCGTTCCTACGGGCATGACCTCCGGGGCTTGTCTTGTACTGAGACCTATTTGTGGGGTCCGTTGTACCTGGAGGGTTCCTGTAAATGTACGTCTTGGCTGGGATGACCCCGTACCGTCCTCAGTGGTAACCATCTGGCTGATCGCCAGACCCCCGCTGCAGCAGTAATCATCGGTGAGGACACCGATCCCcgatgttaaccccttacatgctgtgattgTAACATGTAAAGGGCTCATAGGAGGGTCTCTCTGTAATGTTGTCGGCCCTCCGCCATAAAATCGCATAGggttgatgggttgccatggcaactggatgtcAGACAATGGCTTTGGGGTCTAGCACAACCTATGATCGCCATTATAAGTGATCATGCGATgcgtacagaagtactgcagtgtattatcagagtgatCGCAGCCTCTGCAGGTTCACATCCCCTACGGGGACAGAAGTTTGGGgctttaaaagaaaataaaaaatccgTAACAATTATAATTAATTttgtctaccccccccccccccccccccaaaaaaaaaaacggggtcAAAACCCCTGCAGCCCTCAGAGCTCTGATCATGGGGGGGAAAATAAGTTGCAGAActttgaatgcaaaaaaaaaagagtgtttTAGTGCCTAAAAACGTAAATCTATATATTTCGTATGGTCCTCGTACCGCCCTGTATAATATGGTCATATAGGCCGCACGGACGGCTCGGGTCCAGCAGCGGAATCCAAATCTGCGCCCCCTggggacccctgcgtacctgtccgaagTCTGGTGTGCAGACGGCCCtcggtgctgcggatgtgccggccgttgAACATGCGCCGTTGTTAGGCGCTGACGTGGATCCCGCaacacttctgcagtgctcacggAAAGGCCACGGGGCGGACGGCTTCGGTGGCCCGTTTGTACGCGGCCCGCACTGAAATAGAAGCGGCTatggtggttttttttgttttttttttatatcccttCCCTGTGAGTGAAAAATCACAATTTCCGCTCGTCGGCAGGGAAAAGCGATtcttgcatagcatgctatggcgggTGTTTGCTGCGGACGCCGGCCTCGGGTTCTGTGTGTATTGGGCCAAactcagtttaaaaaaaagtaattgaacCCCCTCAGAATGGCTGTTTATCCCCGGACTCCACAATGTGTtataataccaataaaaactacgatCGCCGCACAGGAAACAGCCCTCATCCGGCCGCggtgcgtcactaaggggttaaagggattctacCACTCGACACCTACGGCCCATTTACACTGTACGATTATCGCTAATCAGCAATCGTTTTAGtgatcggtgcgtgtaaatgtgcgcccatcgtccactttttgggcactgctggctgatcgttacattcagaccaacctaaaaatcgttgttcactcctatcagcagttctccgctgACAGCATGGTTTCCCCGCTGCTGATGAGACCCTTGGGCTATTGGCTGCCTTCAGGAAGCTTCATTTGCACCTAATAAGCCGCTGAGCAGCTACTTCAATACCAATTAATTTATGCAACATGGTGGCTCAGAGCTGTCGCTGCGgttggagcgatcatcgctccgtgtaaaccgGCCTTTAGAAGCTATCCAGGAAACGGGGCGACCCTGAGATCTGCGCCCGAATGCCTCTGACTATACCGGGCTGCGTATGCTTGAGCACCCCTCCCCCGCTTACATGGGTCTGACCGCCGGGAGCTTTTACACGCGGCTCCTCCTAATGTCTGCTTTTGTCTCGGCAGTGGATAGAGAAGGTGATTGGCTGGCTCAGTAAAGTCTTCTTACCGGACAGCGCTCAATCCAATGCGGAGTCCAGCAGCACCCTGAAGCGATGGCGCTGCCACGTCCAGCGCTTTTATTACCGCCTCTACGCCAACATGCGCATCAATGAGCTCTTCTGCATCATCAGAGGTGACTGGGGGGgcacaaaaacatggctgctctcttccaGGAACCAGGCCACGCCTGTCTATGGGTTGCATCCACTGCAGTCCTGCAATACCACAGACCTCCTGTagacaagtgtggtgctgtttgGGGGAGGGAGCAGCCATGTGTCCTGGACAATCCCTCGAAGTGCCGCCCCGTCTGCCGGCCTGTCCACATGGTGACCTGATGTTTGTCTCCCCAGATTTCCCCGATTCGAAGCCGGCTATAGAGGATTTAAAGTTCTGCCTGGaacggaccaatcagaggcagcagctgCTGTCGTGTCTGAAGACGGCGCTGGAGACCAGGCTGCTGCACCCGGGTAAGAACCACCACACCCGCCGCTACTGGGACACAGCCTGGGGTCTCACACGGACGAGTTCTCTCTGCTATCAGCCAGTTCTGCTTGTGGAAGTACACACTGCATTTACCCCTCTTGCGTTCTGCCTCGccacatggctgataacagagagcagtaGAGGTTCTCTATCTGTTGCATTTTTTTATCAGTGACAGAATAGAGAGCTGCTTGGCGGTCACTTTGGGGTCCTGGGGTTGGCGCTGAGCCCCCATTCTGTCCACGGTGGTCTCTGAAGATGGTAACAAGGCTTCCCTCTCTTGCAGGTGTGAATACAGCCGACATCATCACTCTCTACATCTCTGCCATTAAGGCTCTGCGGGAGCTGGACCCCTCCATGGTGATTCTGGAGGTCGCCTGCGAGCCCATCAGGAAGTACCTGCGGTAAGGATGGGGGTCCCGTCAGTCATTGGGCGACGGGTATGGGGACTGCAGTCATTGGGCGACGGGTATGGGGACTGCAGTCATTGGGCGACGGGTATGGGGACTGCAGTCATTGGGCGACGGGTATGGGGACCGCAGTCATTGGGCGACGGGTATGGGGACCGCAGTCATTGGGCGACGGGTATGGGGACCGCGGTCTCTTCCGTTGGGGGGGGCACAGGTTGGATGTTTAACCTTTCCTTGGTTTCACAAGTGGGGCCAGACGTATCCAGCAGCCGCTTATCCTCTTGTTGATGGCACATGCGCCATTGGATGAGCCTGGACGGCGGTCAGCTGAATAGGTCGTCATTTCTCGGACTCCCCCTTAAGCCGCTGCTCCTGCGTCGTGTTGCATCGCGGTATTACTCCGCTTTCAGGGCAGTTTTGTTGTGCATGTAAATGGCTGACCGCTGCGGTCTTGTGATGCGGTTTGTGGTCCGCTGGCGGCTGCAGGGAAGCTGCACTAAAACCGTGTGCCTAACAAACGCACCGtaagatcgcagcatgccgcgcTAAAATACATGCGGTTTTCAGCCAGACCTTTTGATGTGCAATTAACACGCACAACCAGAACCGCGTCCAAACGGTAATTCCACCGCCATGTGGGGACGGAACCGTAACAGATTGGATAAAGGGGCTTGTTCCATGAAAGGGAGATAAGCGGCATCAGCAGTGACCAGCGGTCCGTCATTGCTGGGCAGCAGAAAATCTACTGCCGCAGACTTGGGTCCCCGTTCCAGACCTTTATCTACAGGACATGGGATGTCCGATCACTTGGGGTCCAAATGCCGGGACCACCAGCGATCTGGAGACAGGCGCACCCGAATACCCCATGTGACTGGAAGGGGCTGCACGCTCaatcgctccattcacttctatggcatcAATGGAGATTACAAAGTGCATCGATCCCTGCCAAGTGATGGCTGCGCCTGTAGACCACCAGTGACAGGGGCGTTGGGGGAGGTTGGGGGGCATTCGTCGGCCCTGGAGGGCTGAGGTGATAAATAAGGATTTCCAGTCTAGTCGACATTGTCAGTCTTTCAAGTTACAGCCCTGCAATGCTTGCGtctcccctgtggtggcgctgtagggGTATGGAGCAGATCACTGGGGGTCTCCACAGCAGTTGGTGGACCCTTCTTGTAAGCTTTCTGACTTGTCGTGGCCAGGACTCGGGAGGACACCGTCCGGCAGATTGTCGCTGGTCTGACTGGTGACGCCGAAGGAGATTTGGCCAATGAGCTCTCCAAAGCCGACCCGGTGGTCCTAGAGAACGGACAGGAGAGCGACGACGAGGTGTCTGAGCCTGAGGACTGGACGCCGGACCCTGTGGATGCTGATCCTGGTATGTATGGGATGGGGATACATCTTCCCTCCGTCTCCCATGATCCTTTGTTCTGATGGCGGCCTGTCATCACGTTCCATCTTCTGTCTTTGTAGGTAAAAGCGGCTCCAAGCGTCGCTCCTCGGACATCATCAGCCTCCTGGTCAGCATCTATGGCAGCAAGGAGCTGTTCATTAATGAGTACCGCACCCTGCTTGCTGACAGGCTCCTCCACCAGTGCAGTTACAGCTCTGAGAGGTAAGATGAGGGAGAGCGGCCCGTCTGGAGGACCGAATGAATTCCTGCGGCTACATATTTGATAACGAGCCGGTTTAGGGAGTTGCTATAGGAGGAGTTTCCCCGGAGCGTTGTCTGAGCCTGTCTCTCCTTCTAGGGAGATCCGGAACGTGGAGCTGTTGAAGTTGCGTTTCGGAGAGGCTCAGATGCATTACTGCGAGGTCATGCTGAAGGTACAGCGCCATTGCTGTAGAGGAGGGACGGCAGTCGGCGACTAATCACAGGGCAGGTTAGCGCTTCCACAGCAGACGGTCTCACCAGAAATCCTTCACATTACAGGACATGGCGGATTCCCGAAGGATCAATTCTAACATCCGTGATGAAGAAGAGAAGCTCCTGGAGGAGGAGAGGCCGCCGTTCAACCTGGTGGCGGTCATACTGTCCAGCGAGTTCTGGCCGGCGCTGAAGGAGGAGAAACTAGAGTTACCCGAACAGATCAAAGAAACGATGGATATGTACACACGGCGATACGAGAAGCTCAAGGTACCACCAATCGCCTGATCGAAGAGGCTGAGGCACGTTGGTGAGCGTTGACGCCTCTTCTCAGGTCTGACGTCAcgctcatcagtcacatggccagagagcagctcagtctagtcgggtgaatgagactgagctgcagtaccaggcacagccactacaaaatgtacagcactgtCTGGTATGCAGTGATTGGTTGGGGGCCCATGTGGTGGACCCCCCACTGatgtgatattgatggcctaacctgaggacagatcatcagtCTGTTACTCCAGAAAACCCCTGGAAGGGAGCGTTCACACACTGCAGACTtgtgcaacaaattctgcaccaTTTTGACTGATTCAGCTGTAGATCCGCGATTTATTTCAGCCTTGTAGCCGCCACGAGGACCTAACAGGAGCGCAAAAAACACCTACAAATGGCGGCTCAGTGTCTGCGCCTGGCAACCGCTGCTGAACACCACTGCCGGTCAGGCGATGCGAAAGTGGGTAAAGATGGGGGCATTCAGTAGTGGTTGCCAGGCAGTGAGCCGCCATTTGTAAGTATCTTCACTTGCTCCTGTTGTAGCGGTGGCTGAGGGCCTGAGCGGCTGCGGATCCGCATGGGTGGGGATTAAGATGCGGgaaagctgcagattttgcagcgaAAAATCCAGCTTTTCCActccatgtgaacgaaccctaagaGAGGAGTGTAATACTGCATTTAGCCTCCAGGTGTCAGTGTTGTGCTTCCTATTGGTCGGTCAGGCATTGTAAGGGGAAAGGCGCCATCTGCAGGTGGAGGTGTAATGTTTAGGTCTGGGCGGCTCTCTATGAAGGCTGGATCTGCAGTTCTGTAGATGGTTTTCTGCGAGCCTCGTGACCATAatgctacagggggggggggggggggttctaggaCTGGAGTACTGATGAGCCGTCCGTAGGATAGATCAACAGTCGGTCAGTGGGGGTCCATGCTTGGGACCCCCGGTGATCCGCTCTTCTCAACCCTGCTGTCCATGCAGATAGAAGCTGGTGGCGCTGTCTGCGGTACGGCGGCTGGTTGCTATTGGTTGCGGTTCCTGTTGAATTCGGTACAGTACCAGCCTGGGCCGCGGTCTGCTTCTGGCTTCATCCGCATTGACAGCTGATCGGCAGCGGGTCCGAGTGACGGACCCCCACTAGTGAtgccctatcctgaggacagatcatcagtAGTGAAGTTCTGCAGCCTGCTTTGTGCATTACATCACTGCAAGATCTCCGCCTGCTAGCAGTGAATGGAAACTCATATGgacctcacagctgagggtttgtacacTTGTATGGACTCCAGACTGACCCGTTAAgctgtactgatacattgtagcaaatgtCAGAGGGTTAGAGTGAAATTGTTGGGGCCATTTAAGTTTTGCTGAAGGTGCAGATTTTCTCTTTCGTTGCGATCGCCTTAGGCCATGCGGACGCTGAACTGGAAGCACCACCTGGGGTTAGTGAGCCTGGATGTGGAGCTGGCTGACCGCACCCTGTCCTTCTCCGTGTCTCCGGTCCATGCTGCAATCATCCTAAACTTCCAGAATAAAGGTAAGTGCCCCTGAGTTGGTCTGCGAATGTAGATGGATTCCAGGCCGGCCGCCATGTTTACCCATCACCGCTCATCCAATAGATTGGGTCCCGGTTCCCCAGAGCTCAGCATAGACGTGAGACTGGCAGATCCTCGACAGTCCAGAAGAGTCTCGCCGGTCGTCCGCTGTGAATGAGCGGTGTGGGACTACAGCTGGCagaatgctgagagttgtagtcctGCAGTCGGTGGACATGTGGTTCATCACTTCTCTCTGCAGGCACCTGGACCTTAGAAGAACTCAGCGAGGTGCTGAAAGTTCCCGTCACCGCCCTCCGGAGGAAGATGACCCTGTGGCTGCAGCAAGGCATCCTGCGAGAGGAGCCGCCGGGGACCTTCACCGTCATAGAGGAGCAGCAGAAGGATCAGACCGAGAAGGTGGTGCTGATAGACAGCGACGAAGAGGGGGACTCTGCCATGGCTTCCCAAGCCGATCAGaaggaggaggaactgcaggTGGGTTTCTAGATGGAGGTCATTGCATGAAGGCCAACCACGTGGTGGGGCGCACGGATGTCACGGGTGGGCTCCCTTCATGATACAAAGAATCAACATGGCTACCGATCCAGCAGGAAGCCAGCAGCGGTGATCGTGGCCATATTGATTCACCCAATTCTGCACATCTGTGGAAGTGGCGCAGCCAGACTGACTGCCACCCAGACATTTCCCAAAGCGAAGCGACCATCcagcgatttttgtttttttgggaggggggggatggGCACTTTCATACGCCTTTTTTTTCCCGTGTTGAGCTGCAGACTATATGGGGACCGTTCTGGGGTACATGTGATATATACATTGTATCACATTGGGGAGCATTATGGATGCCGTGATACCAAATGGTTTTTGTTTTTCACCTTTTactaaatgtttttgttttttccctctttcttaaaggggtattttcccGGCATCATCCtaacggcagacatggaggttgcaccttgacctcgtagggacaggaagcaagagactttaaaaggctcctcccatctcccattctccagtgcttcctgtccctacagggacatgcaagaggagctccctccagggagctgcaggatgacagctgggggaacGGTCCATAGGGCTGTTTTCCCCCCTCACCCTTTTCCAGGCAGGCTGACTGgagggattgacggtccacagggctgcttcccttctcatctcccctccggagagtcagcgcggtccgggagcacggcgggccacaggtctgaccgcccggggttcaccaccgcaacggtcggagcggcggaccagaggtccttgagtcccctccttcctcctccagctcggagttgtttttcagccggggagagcggcgggccacaggctcagatgcctctctcctccaggcatgccggcgcggccgTGCGCGGCGTcgggggggcggagccaatgacgcggcgtgacgcggtgacgtcagacgccgtcagctgacccgaaacagcgggagatttgaaaatggagaccccccgacaagcttccactgacagcacaccttcagagaaggatttatctgtctacctggttctgtctgcgtttctgcatcatgactacaaaggaaccagagatggaagccctgcaaactgtaaggcctcatgtccacggggaaaatcggacccgctacggattctacatgtagaatctgcagcgggtccctcctgccccgcggacatgagcgctgaaaatagaaatttaaaagcatttacctttccgtagcgggcggcgaaggtcagctgttcctcacggccggatcttcattttcggccggcggatgaattcctgacgccggcggcacgtcgccggcacgtcgtcgacgtgccgcgcgcatgcgccgggcacatccgccgagccgaagcaagggagatgcggccgtgaggaagagcagagcttcgcggtccgctgcgggtgagtaaatgcttttaattcctattttaggtctcccgcggatccggacggcttccataggcttcaatagaagcccgcgggagccgtccccgcgggagacccgcatgaaaatggagcatggtccagattttttcatgctccatttttttttaaatgccttttattgacgatccgcgggtatttatctacccgcgggtggtcaatgcatccctatggggtgcggatccgcgcgcgggagatccgctgcggattttaaatcacattttgcccgtggacatgagccctaaggcctcatgtccacggggaaaatcagatccgctgcagattctacatgtagaatctgcagcgggtccctcctgccccgcggacatgagcgccgaaaataagaatttaaaagtatttaccatccggcgcgggcggagaagatcagctgttcctcacggccggatcttcattttcggccggcggatgaattcctgacgccgccggcacgtcgccgacgtgccgcgcgcatgcgccgggcacatccgccgagccgaagcaaggaagatgcggccgtgaggaacagctgatcttctccgcccgcgccggatggtaaatactttaaattcctattttaggtctcccgcggatccgggcggcttccataggcttcaatagaagcccgcgggagccgtccccgcgggagacccgcacgaaaatggagcatggtccggatttttccatgctccatttttttttaaatcccttttattgacgatccgcgggtatttatctacccgcgggtggtcaatgcatccctatgggatgcggatccgcatgcgggagatccgctgcggatcttaaatcatattttgcccgtggacatgagccctaagtgttacttgttgcaggaatgttatgctcagggatttagcattgtgtgggggttttcccttatgtgcatgcatgtatattctgcaggacagggaatccactcggtctaaacaggacctaaagaaaaaacacaggaaaggcgctgtgtctttaaaaaaaaaaaactggacgaggcgtataaaaaagccgctatgccccgattgtacctccaagatccttacggatgaacaggctgcattcagggaagatattatatccctggttagagaggaggtccgggcatcaatttccagtctcccccccccccacccccccccccccccccagctcagcggaaggaagggccgctaaaagggcgagccacataccgctaacgagCTCACAGTCTGAGCAATCCCGGGGCGACTTGTCAAGtggcgaactctttgaccgtccccctgacgccagggatgagaataaaaagtactatttctcatctggggacctggttgacctgatcaaagcagtcagggatacaaggaaggtcgaggatgtggtcgagccaaggtccATACAGGACGCCGTGTccggcgggctcagaccaaggaaccgcacAGTGTTTCCGGTTAATGATACCCTGAAGAAAGTAATCACGTATGAGTGGGCTGCGCGTacaaacacctctatttgtcccgcgaatataaagagagactccgctttgcggagaaagacgtgagcatctacgcacggtccgggagcacggcgggccacaggtctgaccgcccggggttcaccaccgcagcggtCGGAGTGGCGGAACAGAGGTCCTTgggtcccctccttcccctgccacagctcggcgcagtggtttcagctggggagagcggcgggccacaggctcagatgcctctctcctccaggcatgccggtgcGGCCGCGCGTGGCGTCgggcacaggtggccataatggccaaaaagacagccctgccattcaaggactcctctcatcttaaaAACCCGATGGACAGGGTCGACgccttgatgaaacgggcctggcaaacaacggcctatacgctgaagtccaaggtcgcagcgacttctgtggcaaggtcgatgttcctctgattgggggaactcgacgaccagattaaacagaaggcccctagagatgtgttactggaatgcatgcctctacttagatcagcaacaggcggtctggctgaaaacatggaaagcagatacggcttccaaaggaaggccgtgtaacatctctgtttcatggccagcacatgtttggcgcggacttggaggagatcctaaaaagagctaccgacaggACCCGCAGTTTCCCGAACCAagcaagaacgggatttccccacaaacctcagccatccttcaagccataccgaggcaaaggaaagacggggtgctggtcctaccccaaaggaggcaggagtaaaacaaaaacaaccccttcccctgtaggcgagtaccaggtggggggcagactgtTGAGCTTTCCCGGCCCCCACGTGATCCCCCGCCCTGCAGGGTATGTTTAGAAATGACATTTCTAAGGtgctacagatgggggcggtagtccaggtccccgcagtagaacagggcttggggttctaccccTATTTCTGATCCAAAAACCGAACGACAGTttcggatgatccttaatctgaagggcctgaacaggttgattac
Protein-coding sequences here:
- the ANAPC2 gene encoding anaphase-promoting complex subunit 2 — protein: MAIRRPILPAAPRSGVESYQEADLKAALEVLLDSELQSCLEEWFTEVLQMDLQRNIAPEFWNGMNQRENAVEEQQCTGLLLDTFRLLITRLDPYLKSLDILGRWADMALLPGSDSQTLRDKVFTMIKAILFFSTSKTFQGLIQQFYTRTFKVCMRQKRRAADSGSDCDSSMDENERERTSEDRAAEEGDECSGCDSSKEQCWCQTAMEQFHELNGIFHRLNLLERICSEPVTTLLHKMIEQRMEERCRGDYERSFLNEFQEWIEKVIGWLSKVFLPDSAQSNAESSSTLKRWRCHVQRFYYRLYANMRINELFCIIRDFPDSKPAIEDLKFCLERTNQRQQLLSCLKTALETRLLHPGVNTADIITLYISAIKALRELDPSMVILEVACEPIRKYLRTREDTVRQIVAGLTGDAEGDLANELSKADPVVLENGQESDDEVSEPEDWTPDPVDADPGKSGSKRRSSDIISLLVSIYGSKELFINEYRTLLADRLLHQCSYSSEREIRNVELLKLRFGEAQMHYCEVMLKDMADSRRINSNIRDEEEKLLEEERPPFNLVAVILSSEFWPALKEEKLELPEQIKETMDMYTRRYEKLKAMRTLNWKHHLGLVSLDVELADRTLSFSVSPVHAAIILNFQNKGTWTLEELSEVLKVPVTALRRKMTLWLQQGILREEPPGTFTVIEEQQKDQTEKVVLIDSDEEGDSAMASQADQKEEELQLFWTYIQAMLTNLESLPLERIHSMLKMFVMTGPVVTEIDIQELQGFLQKKVSDQQLVYSGGVYRLPKNSS